In Ahaetulla prasina isolate Xishuangbanna chromosome 5, ASM2864084v1, whole genome shotgun sequence, the following are encoded in one genomic region:
- the SPRY2 gene encoding protein sprouty homolog 2: protein METRAQNGSGLQPLLQSQHDTGRQFGDSDLRDVLAQQVHVLSLDQIKAIRNTNEYTEPPTVAPRPGLKPAPRPAVQHKSERPHDLTEQRHLSRLPHPQVHASSRLPLSRSISTVSSTSSRGSTRTSTSSNSSEQRLLGSSLGTVVEGIIRVQPKSELKSRELKPASKENLHMHAYRCEDCGKCKCKECTYPRTLPSCWICDKQCLCSAQNMVDYGTCVCCVKGLFYHCSNDDEDNCADNPCSCSQAHCCTRWSTMGVVSLVLPCLWCYLPAKGCLKLCQGCYDQVNRPGCRCKQSNTVCCKVPKVPPRNIDKPT from the coding sequence ATGGAGACGAGAGCTCAGAATGGCAGTGGGTTACAACCCTTGCTTCAAAGCCAGCATGACACCGGGAGACAATTTGGAGATTCTGACCTGAGGGATGTCTTAGCACAACAAGTTCATGTTTTGTCCTTGGACCAGATCAAGGCAATCCGAAACACGAATGAATACACAGAACCTCCTACGGTGGCTCCCCGACCGGGGCTGAAGCCAGCACCACGTCCAGCGGTCCAGCACAAGAGTGAAAGACCCCACGACTTGACGGAGCAACGTCATCTGAGCAGGCTTCCCCATCCCCAAGTCCATGCGTCTTCTCGACTCCCACTCTCCCGTTCCATCAGCACGGTCAGCAGCACTAGCTCGCGCGGTAGCACGAGGACAAGTACGAGTAGCAATTCATCAGAACAGAGACTTCTGGGGTCATCCTTGGGGACCGTTGTCGAGGGGATAATACGAGTACAGCCGAAATCGGAACTGAAGTCTCGGGAGTTGAAACCCGCCAGCAAAGAAAATTTGCATATGCACGCCTACCGATGTGAGGACTGCGGGAAATGTAAGTGTAAGGAATGCACTTACCCGCGGACTCTTCCGTCCTGTTGGATCTGTGATAAGCAATGTCTTTGCTCAGCCCAGAACATGGTAGATTACGGGACCTGTGTCTGCTGTGTGAAGGGTCTTTTCTACCACTGCTCCAACGACGATGAGGACAACTGTGCCGATAACCCCTGTTCGTGTAGCCAGGCCCACTGTTGCACTCGGTGGTCCACCATGGGCGTTGTGTCCCTTGTTCTGCCTTGCTTGTGGTGTTACCTACCAGCCAAGGGTTGCCTTAAATTGTGCCAGGGCTGTTACGACCAAGTCAACAGACCAGGCTGTCGTTGTAAACAATCCAACACGGTTTGCTGTAAAGTTCCCAAAGTCCCACCCAGGAATATCGACAAGCCAACATAG